The nucleotide window GGTAGAGAAGCAATATCAGATAAGAACTCAAAGTATTGAACTCCTTCTTCTCTCCTGATGGCATACACTTTCAGATCTTCAAGATATCCCCATGATAAAATATCTCCCCATGACAGATTTTTGCTATGAGTGAAGTACTGAAGGGCTCTGAGAGTCTTTCTTTCTTTAGGCATGTTcttgaaccatttctttctttcttctgcaGAAATTTCTCTCGGAACAGTTTCAGGAACACCTTCAGTGGAGATCTTTTCAACAATCTTTCTTTTAATCTCGTCTTCATTTCTGTCTTTGAACATCTCAGCGAATGAAGGAAATGTCTCATCAATCCCAGCATAATGAAAATCAATTTCATCTTCGGGTGAATCTGAAGCGTCTTCAACAATCACATCATCATAATGATCTGCTTCAAATGCATATCTGGGCTCGAAGTCTTTAGCTGGAGACTGAGGAATTTCATCCTCGATATCAAACTTGAACTCTCCTTCTTCTAATCCCAACTCCTCTAGAATTTCAGCTCTGGTTCTTCTAACCTCAACCTCTCATTCTTGTGGAACATTCAAGTAAATAACAGTTGGATTTGAGAGGAATACCTGATCAACATGTTGTTTTCCAGATGAAGATGCTTCATTTTGTACGTCATCTTCTAGTTCATTGATTTCATCATTCATTAATTCATCAATCTTTCTTGAATAGTTGGATCTTTGATAAGCAATCCGGAAGCACCTTGATCATTGTCATCATCacctttatcatctttatcatttCCATCATCAGGATTATCATCCATTTTATCATCAACattatcttcatcttcctcttcttcatctcCAAACATCTCTACATCAGAATCTTCATCAACTATCTCTCCACGAGCTTTCTTCCCCTTTCTTTTCAAATCATAAAACTTTAGAAGCCGAGCCACTTCTTTCGCATTGTATGGCACTGGGTAAGCATTACCAACAAGTACAAATTGTCGTGTCTTCCATTCTAGTAGTAACACTTCTCTTGCCTTTCTCTTTCTTTGAATAACATCAACCCTTCTAAGAATATTATCAATATCAACAGGCTCAGAAGACTCACCAACAATTATGAAGTCTGGTTCCTGAACTTTttcatcttcaaccatttcttgttcatcttcaactatttcttgtTCATGAACTTCTGCAACTTCGACCATTTCAATATCTTGTTGTGATGATGAACCACCAATATCAGGTTGAGTTGATGATCCACCAGCTTCTTGAGTATCATCAATCACACCTTTGTTCTTTTGAGTGGCTTCTTCGGCTAAACGTCTTTCACGTTCTAACCTTCTGTCTTCAGCTCGTTTCACTTCTATCTCATTAAATGCAGCATGAACATCCATCTTCAAATGACTTTCCATGACAGAGTATAGCATATGAAGTTGTTCATCTTTCACCACCTTGTCTGCCTTCATGGCTTCCATCTCTAGCTTCATTGCCTTCATTTCATTTGACGAAGCTTCACTCATTTCACTGAGAAGCTGATTGAGTGTTTGATTCACACCTTCCAAGCTCTTTATCTTGACATTCAATGAGGAGATCTCTAATGTCAATAATTCAAACAACTTAGAATTATCATGAGCTTCATCCTTCATTTTGTTCATTGTCTCTTCTTGCTCTATCAACACCTCTCTAACTTGATCATGAGCTTTCATCAATCGATCAACTTGTTTCTTCAGAATATCACGCTCCAATTCTGTTTTAGCCTTTTCTTTTCCAGCTTGTTGACCTTTTG belongs to Helianthus annuus cultivar XRQ/B chromosome 5, HanXRQr2.0-SUNRISE, whole genome shotgun sequence and includes:
- the LOC110943421 gene encoding uncharacterized protein LOC110943421 produces the protein MKAHDQVREVLIEQEETMNKMKDEAHDNSKLFELLTLEISSLNVKIKSLEGVNQTLNQLLSEMSEASSNEMKAMKLEMEAMKADKVVKDEQLHMLYSVMESHLKMDVHAAFNEIEVKRAEDRRLERERRLAEEATQKNKGVIDDTQEAGGSSTQPDIGGSSSQQDIEMVEVAEVHEQEIVEDEQEMVEDEKVQEPDFIIVGESSEPVDIDNILRRVDVIQRKRKAREVLLLEWKTRQFVLVGNAYPVPYNAKEVARLLKFYDLKRKGKKARGEIVDEDSDVEMFGDEEEEDEDNVDDKMDDNPDDGNDKDDKGDDDNDQGASGLLIKDPTIQERLMN